From Methanomicrobia archaeon, a single genomic window includes:
- a CDS encoding dephospho-CoA kinase codes for MMKKTMRVAGLTGGMASGKTLVLQQFMKLGAYVIDCDVLSREAVIPCSMAWWEIVRCFGTEIVRHDLELDRKRLRDLIFNDAEKRVTLEKIVHPVVNRKMRERIAAIAALTATHHTLVVVDVPLLIETGVQHEFDAVVVVYCSEETQIQRISDREGVTRAEARKMIALQLPLTEKLPFADYVITNEGTREETENQVRAIFAELSP; via the coding sequence ATGATGAAGAAGACCATGCGCGTTGCGGGCTTAACCGGCGGCATGGCGAGCGGCAAAACGCTCGTGCTCCAGCAGTTCATGAAGCTCGGCGCATATGTGATCGATTGCGACGTGCTCAGTCGCGAAGCGGTCATCCCGTGCTCGATGGCCTGGTGGGAGATCGTGCGATGCTTTGGCACGGAGATCGTGCGGCATGATTTAGAGCTTGATCGTAAAAGGCTGCGTGACCTTATATTCAACGATGCTGAGAAGCGCGTCACGCTGGAGAAGATCGTCCATCCAGTAGTGAATCGGAAGATGCGGGAGCGAATCGCGGCGATTGCGGCACTAACCGCGACGCACCACACGCTCGTGGTCGTCGATGTCCCGCTCCTGATCGAGACAGGCGTGCAGCACGAATTCGACGCCGTTGTTGTGGTCTACTGCAGTGAAGAGACGCAGATACAGAGAATCTCCGACCGGGAGGGCGTTACGAGAGCAGAGGCGCGAAAAATGATCGCTTTACAACTGCCCCTTACGGAGAAACTACCATTCGCGGATTACGTTATAACGAATGAGGGCACGCGCGAAGAAACGGAGAATCAGGTGCGCGCGATATTCGCAGAGCTTTCGCCTTGA